A segment of the Synechococcus sp. CBW1002 genome:
CGCCTGGCCCAGAAGACGATCCGCCACGCCGTCGAGCAGATCCGAGCCGGTGAGCAGCCCGGTGACCACCTGATCCTGGCCCCAGTAGGGGCTGGGGAGGCCGTGCAAGGTCAGAGTGAGCCCCGCGACGGCATTGAGCCGCTCCACCACCGGCTGCAGGGCCTCGGCCACGAGCTTGCCCACCACCCAGCTGTAGTGACGGGCGGGGGTCACCGCCGCCGGCAGGGCCGTGGTGGCGGCATCGAGCTGCTCAAGAAAAGCGCGGATACTGCCGACGCCGTTTTCCTGTTGGGGCAGATCTTCGTAGGTGGCCCTTGGCGGCAGGGGCAAGCCGGCGATCAGATACCACTCATCCGAGAGCCAGGCAAAGCGGCTGCCCAGCCGGCCGGCGAACTCGCGCTGCAGGGGCTCCAGCCGCTCGATCACAGCCCGGGCACAGGCCCGATCCACCGGCACGAGCGAATCCCCAGCCGGCCGAAAGCGGGTCAACCCCACCGGCACAACAGCGGCGGAGAGCACGGCAGGCCAGTCGCCGGCGGCGAAACCAGCCAGATCCCGCAGGGTGCGCTCCAGGGCATCGCCATCGTTGAGACCAGGGCAGACCACCACCTGGGCGTGGATCTGCAACTGCCGCTCGGCAAACCAGCTCAGCTGCTGCGGCAGCAGAGCGGCGCGAGGATTGATCAGCAGGCGACTGCGCAGCTCCGGATCGGTGGCATGAACCGAGACGTAGAGAGGCGAGAGGCGCTGCTGCTCGATCCGCTGCCAATCAGCGGCCGTGAGGTTGGTGAGCGTCAGATAGGAGCCGTAAAGAAAGCTGAGCCGGTAGTCGTCGTCCTTGAGATAGAGGCTGTCGCGCCGGCCTGGCGGCTGCTGATCGATGAAGCAGAAGGGGCAGTGGTTATTGCACTGGCGCAGGCCATCGAACAGCGCTTCGGTGAAGCCCAGGCCCAGCCCCTCGTCGGCGTCCTTCTCCAACTCCACGAGATGTCTGGTTCCATCGGGATCGAGCACCTCAAGGGCCAGGTCCTCGTCACCGCAGAGAAACTGCACATCGATCAGATCCCGCGGCCGAACCCCGTTGATGCTGACCAGGCGATCCCCCGGCTGGAAGCCAAGCTCCTCGGCAATCGAGCCGGGCTCGACGCTGGCCACCTCCGCAGGCATCGGCTGGCGGCCCGGAATCCCGCCGATCTCACCGGCGACACCTGCAGGCTCTCGCTCCCTGGCCGCCGCAGTGGCCTCGGCACTCAGTTCAGTCCACACGACTCAATCCAGGGGGTAGGGGTCAGAAGGTTGGGGCAGCGGAGCAAACCTGCCCCAGAGAGCAGTGTTCAGAAACCGGAGCGAGACACCCACTGCAGCAGAAACAGACCGAACAGCAGCCGATACCCCACGAAAATCCAGGTGCTGTGGCGCTGCAGGAAACGCAGCAACCAGGCGATCGCCAACCAGGAGACCAGGGCCGCCGAGAGAATGCCCAGCAGCATCGGCACCAGACCGCCACCGGCCGGCGCCGACAGGGCGCCCTTGATCTCGGCCAGGCCCGCCAGGGTGATGGCCGGGATGCCGAGCAGGAAGGAAAAGCGCGCGGCGGCAGGCCTCTGCCAGCCATCGAACAGGGCGGCAGTGAGAGTGCTGCCGGAGCGGGAGACACCGGGAATCAACGCCAGGGCCTGGGCAAGTCCCACCACGAGACCATCGCGGGGGAAGGTGTCGTCGATGGTGCGGCGGCGGCGGCCGAGCAGCTCGGCCAGGGCGAGCAGCAGGGCCATCACGATCGAAACGATGGCGATCGAGGGAAGGCTGCGCAGCACGGATGTCTCGTAGCCCGGCCAGAAGCGCTTGATCGAGAGACCCGCCACAACGATCGGCACGGTGCCGACCAGAATCGCCACCCCCAGTCGAGCGGAAGGATCGCTCCAATCGCGGCGGCGGCTGGCCTCGACCATTCCAAGGACCACGGTCCGGAGGTCATCGCGGAAGTAGGCGAGCACCGCCGCGATGCTGCCGAGCTGAATCACCGCCGTGACGGCGACACCGGGATCTCCCCAGCCCAGCAGGACAGGAACCACCTTGAGATGGGCGGTGCTGCTGATCGGCAGAAATTCCGTGAGTCCCTGCACCACCCCGAGCACCAGCGCATGCCAGCAGGCGGTCCAGAGGTCGAGGGCGCCGGCCCCGGCGGGGTCGACAGCGACGCCGAAGGGCATGCCGCCGAAAGCCATGCCGGAGAAGGCCATGCAGGAAGACGAGCACCAATGCCGACCCTATGGCGGCCAGCAGCCCCTCACCGGGGGCGGCTTCACCTTTAAGGTTGGCCAACTTTCTTCACATCCTTGGTGATCGGGGTTCCCTCCAGCCTGCAATCCCCCTCCGGCGTAGGTCCCCTCAGCCTGAGCCCGTTGCTGCGGAATCTGGAGCGCCCCGAGCCACGGAGGCCTGGTCTGGCTTCCATCCAGGCCACGTCTGCGCCCTGGCTGGCGGCCCTGCTGGTGAGTCTGCCAGTGTTTCTGCAGGCTCCCTGGGTGCGTGTCGCCCCGGCCAGCTCGGCCCTGTTCACCGGCGTCCTGCTCCTTGTGGGACTCGTACTGGAACGTCAGGCGCAGGAACGATCGAGCCAGGCCGGCGCCCTGCTGGTGGGGTTCAGCGGCAGCTGGCTGGCCGGCTCCCTGTTCTGGGGCTGGTGCCGCCTCCACCCGCTCTGGCATCTGCCGATTGAGGCCTTCGCCCTGCCGCTGGCCCTGACCGGCCTGGCCGGTCGCTGGCGGCTGGCCTGTGCCTTCTATCTCGGATCCCTGCTCGGCACCGCCGCCACCGATGCCGTGATGGCCCTGACGGGAGTCATGGCCCACTGGACGATCGTGCTGCAGGCCAGTCCGGAGCAGGCCCCGCTGCTGCTCCAGGACGCAGCACGCCAGGTGCTTCAGCCACTGCCCCTCTGCACTGTGCTGCTGGCGGCCGTTGCGATCGGGTTGCTTTGCCGTCAGATCTGGCAGCGGGGCACGGCCTGGCGAGTGGCCGCCTCCAGCCTGCTCACCACGCTGGTGGTTGATGGGCTGTTTCTGTTGGCGGCGCTGCTCGCCCCCCATGTCTCGGGTCTGGTCTGAGCCGGCTGGCCCCAGGCCTCCGGCGCCAGGCAAAGCTGAAGTTCTGCAAAAGCCACCGGCCCCATCGGGGTTGGCGGAAGGAGAGATCTGTAACGTTGTTGGCCTGGTGGCTTTCTGTCGCCTCAGGTCCCGGATTCAATGTCCCGTATTCAACGGAGAGTGGAGATGAAACGGCTGGTTGCCTGGCTGATGGGCGGGGTTGCCATGATCGGGCTGATGGCTTCGCTGGTGCTGCCCCCTGCAGCCTGGGCCGATGAGCTGCGCAATGTGGCCGACGACAAGATCGCCGAGTCTGCAGGCAAAGTTGATCTCAACAATGCTTCAGTGCGCCGCTTCCAGCAGTATCCCGGCATGTATCCGACCCTGGCTGGCAAAATCGTGTTGGGAGGTCCCTACGAGAGCGTCGACGACGTTCTTCAGCTGGATCTGACCGAACGCCAGAAGGAACTGTTCGACAAGTACAAGGACAACTTCACCGTGACCCCGCCCTCGATCGCCTTGAATGAAGGCTTCGATCGCATCAATGACGGCGTCTACCGCTGAGCCTTACCATCAGCCTCAGGTGAAAGCCGTCGGGCCCTCCCGGCGGCTTTTTTCATGGGCGATGCCGTGACGCAAGCAGACGATTCGAGCGAGCGGTCGCCCTTCCAACGCTCCTGGGACGTGGTCGTGGTCGGCAGCGGCGCCGCCGGCCTGATGGCCTGCCTGGAATTGCCGCCTGAGCTGAGGGTGCTGCTGCTCAGTAAAGACAGCGAGCCCCGCTCCGCCAGCCGCTGGGCCCAGGGTGGAATCGCCGCCGTGACCCGGCCGGATGACAGCTTCGCCAGTCACATCGCCGACACCCTGAAGGCCGGTGCCGGCCTCTGTGATCCCGCGGCGGTGGAGCTGCTGGTGCGCCAGGCCCCAGCCTGCGTCGAACGCCTGCTCAGCCTGGACATGGCCTTCGACCGCCATGGCGCCGAGCTCAGCACCACCCTGGAGGCCGCCCACAGCCATCGGCGCGTGCTGCATGCCCAGGACCGCACCGGTGGCGCCCTGGTGGAAGCCCTGGAGCGGAGGGCCCTGCAGCGACCGGGGCTCTGCTGCCTCAAAGGAGCCGTGGCGCTGCAGCTATGGGTTTCCGCCGGCCGATGCCGGGGGCTGCAGGTCCTGCACCAGCAGGAGCTGGGCTGGATCCGCAGCGGGGCTGTGGTGCTGGCCTGTGGCGGCGGTGGCCACCTGTTTGCCCACACCACCAACCCGTCGCAGTCGAGTGGCGATGGCGTCGCCATGGCCTGGCGGGCCGGGGCGGAACTGCGGGACCTGGAGTTCGTGCAGTTCCACCCCACCGCCCTGATGCTGCCGGATGCTCCCCACTTCCTGATCTCGGAGGCCGTCCGTGGCGAAGGGGGCCGGCTGCTCGATGGCGCTGGGGCCAGTCCGGTGGCCGGGCTCAGTGGCGGCGATCTGGCCCCGCGCGACCAGGTGAGCCGCGCTCTGGCCAGGCGGATGCGGGAGCTGCGCACCGACCATCTCTGGCTGGATCTACGCCCAGTGGGCGGCGAACGGTTGGAACGACAGTTCCCCACGATTCTGCGGCGCTGCCGCGAACTGGGCCTGGAGCCGACCCGGAACCCGATCCCCGTGGCGCCGGCCGCCCACTACTGGATGGGAGGCGTGGCCACCGACCTGGAGGCCGCCACCAGCCTGCCCGGGCTCTATGCGGTGGGAGAGGTGGCCTGCACCGGCGTCCACGGCGCCAACCGCCTGGCCAGCAATTCCCTGATGGAATGCCTGGTGTTTGCCCGGCAGCTGAGGCAACTCCAGCCCGCGGATTCAGACGGGGCCACGGCCCCGATCACCGCCCATGGGCGCCGGTTCAGCCTGGAAGCCTTGGCACCAGGGTTGACGCTGCCCGATCCGGATGTGTTGCGAGCGCGCATCCAGGCACTGCGGAGGCTCTGCTGGCAGGAGGCCGGGGTGGAGCGCAGCGGCAGCGGTCTCCGACGCGCCCTGGCCTGGGTGCAGGAACGGGCCGGGCTCTGGCCCTCCGGCTCCCTGGATGGGCGCTTGGCCCATCTGGAGCCAGGCGATCGGCTCGGCCTCGAACCGAGTGCCGCTGCCGCCCTGCAGCGTGGCCAGAACCTGCAGCAGCGGCTGGTGCTGGCCGAACGCCTGATCGAGGCGGCCCTGTTTCGCCAGGAAAGCCGTGGCGGCCACTTCCGCACCGATGTTCCTGCGCCCCAGCCCTTCTGGCAACGCCACAGCGTCCAGAGGTTGGGGCATCCGGTGCAGACAGCTCCGGTGGGGCAGCTGGTGAATCCCGTCAACGTGGACAGCGGAGCTGCACAGGACCGGTGAGCACGTGGATGCCCCAGCAGGCAGGCCATCGCACTGAGCTGAAGCCTAGAAACGCAGCCCTGAACCTCAGACGACTGAAGGCGCTGTTCATCCAGACGGATTCAGCCCCTGATCAGCTCGAGAAACCGCTGATCAGTTTGAGCTGCTCCAGCGACTTGACACCGGAATCGAGCTTGCCCTTGATCTCCCAGCTGGGGAAACCTTCCAGATTCTTGCTGTCGCACAGCTCCTTCTGACTGTTCTTGCCATCGGCGGCGCATTCGATCACCTTCAGCTTGGTGGTGGCCTCCTTGCCGAACAGCTCCTTCTGCTCATGGCAATGGGGGCACCAGTAGGCGGAGTACATCACGGCGCCCGTGGCGGTGAGATGTTCAGCCAGGGCAATGGACTCCGGCGTGCTGGCGGCGATGACGGCTGGCGGAGTGCCACGGGTGTCGACGGCGGCGGGCCGATCCACAGACGCCGCCCAGCCCAGGCCCACCAGGGCCACGACCAGGGCCACCAGCACCCCACGGAAGAGCAGCTGGCCCCGGTCTTCCCAGCCCCCCTGCAGCAGGCTGAAGACGCACAGAGCCAGGCTGAGGCTGGCCGACAGCAGACAGAAAAAGCAGAAAGCCTGGATCTTGAACACCATCAGCCCCAGCAACAGCAGGCTGAACACCGCCATGCCCGTGGCGATCAGGAACAGTCCCCAGCGACCGACCGGCAATAACCGGCTCCGCAGATCGCCGCGCAGCACCAACGCCAGCACCGCCAGCACCAGCACGCTGGAATAGGCGAGGAAGCCCAGCAATGACAGGGGCTGACCCAGCACGGTGCCCCAGGCGCTGTTGAGCACCTTGTCGCAACCCTCGGCGCCCCCCGGGCAAACCAAAGGTCCGAGCAGCCCCCACCGCTTCAGGGTGATGGAGCCGGTATCGATCACGCCAACGGTGGCCAGCACGGCCATCACCACCCACACCCAGCGCCGGCTGGGCTCGCTGGGCCGCCGGCTGCTGAGGCGACTGCTGAGAAGACTCGACGTCACGGGGGCAGAAAGCGCTGACGGAATTGTGGCAGTCCTCTGGCGACGCGCCGAAGGCCCCTGACACCCTCTGCCATTGCATAGGGTGGTGGATTGGCCCATCTCTCACCCATCCGGCCCACCCTGAACCCAGCGACCTCCATGTCCCCGCCAAGCCAGTCCAGCCGGAAGACCGTGGCCTTCGCCCACCTGGGCTGCGAGAAGAACCGGGTGGATACCGAGCACATGCTCGGCCTGCTGGCCCAGGCCGGCTACGGCGTGAGTGCCGATGAAAGCGAGGCCAGCGTGGTGGTGGTCAACACCTGCAGTTTCATCCAGGACGCCCGCGAGGAATCGGTGCGCACCCTGGTGGAACTGGCGGAACAGGGCAAGGAACTGATCATCGCCGGCTGCCTGGCCCAGCACTTCCAGGAGGAACTGCTCGAGAGCCTGCCGGAGGCCAAAGCGATTGTGGGCACCGGCGACTATCAGCACATCGTCAGCGTGCTGGAGCGGGTGGAAGCCGGCGAGCGGGTGAACCAGGTGAGCGCCGTCCCCACCTTCGTGGGTGATGAACATCTGCCCCGCTACCGCACCACCTCCGAGGCGGTGGCCTACCTCAAGGTGGCGGAGGGCTGCGACTACCGCTGCGCCTTCTGCATCATCCCGAAGCTGCGCGGCGACCAGCGGTCGCGGCCGATCGAATCGATCGTGGCCGAGGCCCGGCAGCTGGCCGCTCAGGGGGTGCAGGAGCTGGTGCTGATCAGCCAGATCACCACCAATTACGGCCTGGATCTCTACGGCAAACCCCAGCTGGCCGAGCTGCTGCGGGCCCTGGGCGAGGTGGAGATCCCCTGGATCCGGGTGCACTACGCCTATCCCACCGGCCTCACCCCCGAGGTGCTGGCGGCCTACCGGGAGGTTCCCAACGTGCTGCCCTACCTGGATCTGCCACTGCAGCACAGCCACCCGGAGGTGCTGCGGGCGATGAATCGCCCCTGGCAGGCCGATGTGACCGCGGGCCTGCTGCAACGGATCCGCGAGCAGCTGCCCGAAGCCGTTCTGCGCACCACCTTCATCGTGGGCTTCCCCGGTGAAACCGAGGAACAGTTCCAGCACCTGCTCGACTTTGTGGCCGCGCAACGCTTTGACCACGTGGGCGTGTTCACCTTCTCCCCTGAGGAGGGCACCGCCGCCGCGTCCCTGCCCAACCCGGTGCCTCCCGAGCTTGCCCAGGAGCGCAAGGACCGGCTGATGGCCCTGCAGCAACCGATCTCTGCCGAGCGCAATGCCGCCTGGGTGGGCCGGATCGTGGACGTGCTGATCGAGCAGGAGAATCCATCCACCGGTGAGATGCTTGGCCGCTGCGCCCGCTACGCCCCCGAGGTGGACGGCGAGGTGCGGGTGAGGCCAGGCGTGGGGGGTCTGTGCGCCGCTCCGGGAACCATGGTGCCGGTCCGGATCACCGCGGCAGACATCTACGACCTGGAGGGCGAAGTTGTAGGAGCCAGGGCCATGGTGGGCGACGCCCTCGCCGCCCACCGGAGCGGCGCTTGAGCCTTAGGGAGAGCTCCAGCCAGGCCCCCCGGGCCGTTCTTCCGGCGGCGAGCCGGGCGTCCGGGCGGCCCCCTGAGCCCCCGGGACACGATCCAGCTGGCCTGCTGGAGACGCTGCACCGCCATCAGCGCACCACCTTCCTGATCGCCTCGGGCGTGAGCACCGCCGGATCCTTTGCCGGGATCACCGCCAAGGGCTGGATCCTGATGCACGGCACCGGCAACCCCATGGTGCTGGCCCTGCATTTCGCCGTGCTGGCCCTGCCCAGCCTGCTGGTGAGCGGGCCGGCCGGGGTGCTCACCGATCGGCTCGGCTGCGAAACGGTGCTGATCCGCGCCCAGTGGGGACTGTTTCTGGCCGGCACCCTCGGCGCCCTGGCGATTCCGCTGCAGACCGGCACGATGCAGGTGGTGCTGCTGATGCTCAGCACCATGCTGGCCGGAATCGCCAGTTCCTTCGAACTCACGGCCCGCAACAAGTACTGCGCCCTCGTGGTCGACCATCCCGGCCAGCTGGCCCGCTACATCACCAGTTTCTCGGTGGTGTTCAACGTGGGCAAGCTGGTGGGCCCGCCCGTGGGGGGCTGGCTGGTGGCGGCCACCGGCCCCCTGGCGGCCCTGACCATCGATGCCGCCACCTACCTGCTGCCGATTGCGACCGTTGTCTGGCTGCTGCGGCCCAACCGGGCGATGGAACAGCGCAGCCGACCGGGTCAGAAAGCCAGCCTGATCAGCGCGTGGAAGGACTGCGGCCGTCCCCTGCGGCACGTGCTCGGCTTCACCGCCCTGGCCTGCCTGGCGGGCTTCTTCCACCCTGGCCTGGCCCCCTTGATGGCAGCGGAGATCCTCGGCCCATCACCCCAGGCCCTGGGCCTGTTCACCAGCGTGCTGGCGGCCGGCAGCATCTGCGGAGGGGTGGTGCTGCAGCGGAACAGCAGCTGGCTCAGCCAACGCCCCGCCCTGCTGATGGGGGCGTGTGTGCTGGCCACCGGAGCGGCCCAGGTGGGCATGGGCGTCAGCACATCCACCGGCTTTGCACTGGCCATGGCGTGGGTGATCGGCGCCGGGACCGCATCGCTGCTGGCCGGGGTGAATCTGATCAGCCAGGTGGGCAGCCCGATGGTGCTGCGCGGCCGGATGGCCGGCCTGGGTCAGATCGCCTTCCTCGGTGGCGGCGGCCTCAGCGGGCTGATCGCCGCCGGATTGTCGATGACCATCGGGCTGGCCGCCACCTTTGCCTGGCTGGGTGGCATCGGCGTGCTGCTGGGGCTCTGGGAACTGACCCAGCGCGCCGGCCTGCGCATTCCACCACCCGTCGATTGACGCGCAGGGTTGGCGTGCTGGGTTCAGCTCAGGCGGATCAGATCAGCCGGATGCCGCGCAGCACCACGGCGGCGATGAACGCGGCAGCAAGGCCACCACCGACCAGACCCAGATAGATTGCCGCACCCATGGCCGTGATTGAAGCGTTTGGGTGCCATTACAGCAGAAGGCCCGAGATCGGCGCTCCCAGCTGGATGCACCTAGGGTGGCCAGCACCATTGACCAGGCGACCCGGACGCCGACTGCGCAAGCACCTTTTCCACACCTCCCTCCCCCCCGAGCATGCGCACCCTGTTCATCTACCCGGAATTTCCCAAAACCTTCTGGAGCTACGAGAAGATTCTCGAGCTGGTGAATCGCAAGGTGCTGCTGCCCCCCCTGGGCATGGTCACCGTGGCAGCCCTGCTCCCCCAGACGTGGGAGATGAAGCTGGTCGACCGCAATGTGCGCGAGGTGAGCGAGGCTGAATGGGCCTGGGCTGAACTGGTGATCATCTCCGGGATGATCGTCCAGAAGGCGGACATGGCCGCCCAGATCGCCAAGGCCAAGGCCCGGGGACTGCCCGTGGCGGTTGGCGGGCCCTTTGCGAGCTCCACTCCGGATGCACCCGAGCTGCAGCTGGCCGACTACAAGGTGCTGGATGAAGGTGAGATCACCCTGCCTCTGTTCATCGAAGCGATCGAGCGGGGTGAATCCAGAGGTCGCTTCAGCTCCGAGGGGGAAAAGCCGGATGTGACGGGCACGCCGATTCCCCGCTTCGACCTGCTCGAGCTCGATGCCTACGACTCGATGAGCGTTCAGTTCTCGCGGGGCTGTCCGTTCCAGTGCGAGTTCTGCGACATCATCGTGCTTTACGGCCGCAAGCCGCGCACCAAAACACCGCAGCAGCTGATCGCCGAGCTCCAATATCTCTACGACCTGGGTTGGCGCCGCTCCATCTTCCTGGTGGACGACAACTTCATCGGCAACAAGCGCAACGCCAAGCTGCTCTTGCCTGCTCTGAAGCAGTGGCAGATCGAGCATGGCTATCCCTTCAGCTTTGCCACTGAAGCGTCGGTCGACCTGGCCTCAGACGACGAAATGATGCTGATGATGGCCGAATCCCGCTTCGATTCGGTGTTCCTCGGCATCGAAACCCCCGATGAGGCCAGCCTCTCGATCGCCGGCAAGCACCAGAACACCCGCAGTTCCCTGGAGGAATCCGTCGACCGGATCACGTCCTACGGCATCCGGGTGATGGCAGGGTTCATCATCGGCTTCGACGGTGAGAAGAAGGGCGCAGGCGATCGGATCGTGACGTTCGTGAGCCGCACCGGCATCCCCGCCGCGATGATGGGCATGTTGCAGGCCCTGCCCAATACCGGGCTCTGGCATCGCCTTGAGAAGGAAAATCGGCTGATCCAGGAAAAGGCCGACGCCAAGGGCGTGAACCAGACCAATCTGCTCAACTTCGTGCCCACCCGGCCGATCCGCGACATCGCCAACGAATATGTGGATGCGTTCTGCCGTCTCTACGAGCCGAACGCCTACATCGATCGGGTGACGCATTACTACACCAAGGTGGGCAAACCACGCTGGCAGCAATATGTGAAGGCCGCAGCCTTCGGCAAGGCCTCCCTCCCCACCTGGACCGATGTGCGTGCCCTGCTGATCGTGATCTGGCGTCAGGGCTTTCAGCGGGACACCCGCTTCCGTTTCTGGCGCTCCATTGTCAAGATCGCCCGCTGCAACCCGGACAACCTCGAACAGTTCCTCGTCACCCTGGCCCACAACGAGCACTTCCAGGAATATCGCGAGGTGGTGACTCGGGAAATTCAGGACCAGCTCTCGGCCCTTCCCCCCGAACCGCCGCGCAGCCAGGTGGCCGATCGTCAGCTGCAGCCTGCTTGAAGACAGCAGTGTCTGGCTCATTCACTGCCTGACTGACGCACGGCCTGGCTGACGCTCAGTCCTGGATGTAGGGGATTCCCTGTAGCAGGCAGGCTTCCGCTTTCTGCAGTTCACGCCCGAGATACAGGGCATGATCCAGACGGCTGAGCGGATGGGGCCCAGGCCCCTCGGTGAGAGCCACACCCAGCTCCTTGGCCGTGCGGCCCCGGAACACCGCCAGGGGGGCATGGGGACCGGCGCCGCGGCAACTCAACACCTCCCCGCTTTCCGGATCGGTGGCCAGCCCCTGGTCATTGATGCCGTTGCCGTAGTGCTCGGCCACCAATTCACCGGCCTCGGCATCCAGCTTGATCAGGAAATAACCGGCCGGATCCAGTGCGATCTGGCGCTGCGAGAGCTGCTCATCCAGGCTGCGGCGCTGATCGGCGGCGCTGGCGGGGGAAAACAGAACCATGGCTCCAAGTTAAGCCGCCCGCTGGTCGAGAGGCAGCGGAGTCGCACTGAAGGGCAACTCCGCATTGATCGCTTCGATCTCCTCGCGCATCAACGCATTGGCCCGGGGCAGCCACTGGCGCAGCATCGAATCGAAGCGGGGATCACTCCAGCGGTGCAGGCTGGCCCGCGGCTCGGCCAGGAAACCGCGACGACGCTTGTGGCTGCCCCCCGCACCGGGATCGAAGCTGCGGATGCCCTGGGCGATCGCCCATTCAATCGGCGCGTAGTAACAGACCTCAAAGTGAAGATTGTCGAGGTCCACATCACTGCCCCAGTAGCGACCCCAGAGCTCCTGCTCGGAGCGCACGCACAGCGACATCGCCACCGGCTCCGAGGGATCACCGCGGTGTGCACTGAACAGCACCAGATGCTGCCGCAACTGCTCAGCCGCCGCCGTGAAGAACGCCTCGGTGAGGTACTTGCTGCCCCATGGCCCCCAGCGGCTGCAGTGCTGGGCATAGAAGTCGTGCATCCGCCCCACCATCCGGGGGGGAATCTCCGCCCCCACCAGAGGCGTGACCTGAAGACCCGCACTGGCGACAGCCTTGCGTTCCCGCTTGATGTTGCGGCGCTGGTTGGCGTTGAAGCTGGCCAGGTAATCAGCAAAGCTGCGATAGCCGGGGTTGTGCCAGAGGCTCTGCTGATTGATCCAGGTGGCGCAGCCGGCCGCCTCGGCCAGGGGCTGCCAGGCGGGATCGACATAGAGAAAGTTGCAGCTGAGCAGATGATTGCGGCGGCAGAACGCGTCGATCAGCTCCAGCATCAACCCGGTCAGTGTCGCGGCGTCCTCGTCGGGGGAGAACCAGAAGCGGTAGCCCTGCACCGGGCTCACCGGACTCATGCCCACGAGCTTGGGGTAGTAGCGCAGCCCCAGGTCGTCGGCGAGGCGTGCGAAGGCCTGGTCGAAGACGAATTCGCCATAGCTGTGACCCTTGAGATAGAGCGGTGCCACCGCCACCAGCAGGTCGCCGCGCCACAGACCCAGGTGACAGGGCTGCCAGCCCTGGCGCGGCACGATGCTGCCGCTGGCCTCGAGCTGATGCAGCCAGTCCCAGCCATAGAACGGCAGGTGCTGGCCCACCAGCGCCTGCCACTGTTCGGAAGGCAGCTCCGCCATCGACTGGTGCCAGCGGGCGTGCAACTCAGCCATGGAGCGGGCCGCGGTGGCGAGTGTTCGGGCGCAAAACTAACGGGACTGTTCCAGCCACGGCGGTCTGTCATGCGCCAGCCCCAGCGACGATCGCACCGATCCCTGCTGCTGCCCCTGGCCGCCGCACTGCTGGGTGGCCTGGGCGGGCTGGGCGCAGCGCCACCGGCCCGGGCTGGCCTGGCCCGGCCGCTGCTGATGATGATGAAACCGCAGCTGGAGGAGCGGCTCGCCCGGGTCTGTGTGGAGACCGCCTCTGGAGGGCAGAGCGATCTGGCCCGCAGACTGAAGGATCCCTGCCGCCAGCTGGCCGGGCCCACCAGTGCCTGCCTGATCGAAGAGACTGACCGCAGTGGCCG
Coding sequences within it:
- the psbU gene encoding photosystem II complex extrinsic protein PsbU produces the protein MKRLVAWLMGGVAMIGLMASLVLPPAAWADELRNVADDKIAESAGKVDLNNASVRRFQQYPGMYPTLAGKIVLGGPYESVDDVLQLDLTERQKELFDKYKDNFTVTPPSIALNEGFDRINDGVYR
- a CDS encoding vitamin K epoxide reductase family protein, which encodes MTSSLLSSRLSSRRPSEPSRRWVWVVMAVLATVGVIDTGSITLKRWGLLGPLVCPGGAEGCDKVLNSAWGTVLGQPLSLLGFLAYSSVLVLAVLALVLRGDLRSRLLPVGRWGLFLIATGMAVFSLLLLGLMVFKIQAFCFFCLLSASLSLALCVFSLLQGGWEDRGQLLFRGVLVALVVALVGLGWAASVDRPAAVDTRGTPPAVIAASTPESIALAEHLTATGAVMYSAYWCPHCHEQKELFGKEATTKLKVIECAADGKNSQKELCDSKNLEGFPSWEIKGKLDSGVKSLEQLKLISGFSS
- the rimO gene encoding 30S ribosomal protein S12 methylthiotransferase RimO — its product is MSPPSQSSRKTVAFAHLGCEKNRVDTEHMLGLLAQAGYGVSADESEASVVVVNTCSFIQDAREESVRTLVELAEQGKELIIAGCLAQHFQEELLESLPEAKAIVGTGDYQHIVSVLERVEAGERVNQVSAVPTFVGDEHLPRYRTTSEAVAYLKVAEGCDYRCAFCIIPKLRGDQRSRPIESIVAEARQLAAQGVQELVLISQITTNYGLDLYGKPQLAELLRALGEVEIPWIRVHYAYPTGLTPEVLAAYREVPNVLPYLDLPLQHSHPEVLRAMNRPWQADVTAGLLQRIREQLPEAVLRTTFIVGFPGETEEQFQHLLDFVAAQRFDHVGVFTFSPEEGTAAASLPNPVPPELAQERKDRLMALQQPISAERNAAWVGRIVDVLIEQENPSTGEMLGRCARYAPEVDGEVRVRPGVGGLCAAPGTMVPVRITAADIYDLEGEVVGARAMVGDALAAHRSGA
- a CDS encoding DUF3120 domain-containing protein, whose protein sequence is MASIQATSAPWLAALLVSLPVFLQAPWVRVAPASSALFTGVLLLVGLVLERQAQERSSQAGALLVGFSGSWLAGSLFWGWCRLHPLWHLPIEAFALPLALTGLAGRWRLACAFYLGSLLGTAATDAVMALTGVMAHWTIVLQASPEQAPLLLQDAARQVLQPLPLCTVLLAAVAIGLLCRQIWQRGTAWRVAASSLLTTLVVDGLFLLAALLAPHVSGLV
- a CDS encoding TIGR03279 family radical SAM protein, producing the protein MWTELSAEATAAAREREPAGVAGEIGGIPGRQPMPAEVASVEPGSIAEELGFQPGDRLVSINGVRPRDLIDVQFLCGDEDLALEVLDPDGTRHLVELEKDADEGLGLGFTEALFDGLRQCNNHCPFCFIDQQPPGRRDSLYLKDDDYRLSFLYGSYLTLTNLTAADWQRIEQQRLSPLYVSVHATDPELRSRLLINPRAALLPQQLSWFAERQLQIHAQVVVCPGLNDGDALERTLRDLAGFAAGDWPAVLSAAVVPVGLTRFRPAGDSLVPVDRACARAVIERLEPLQREFAGRLGSRFAWLSDEWYLIAGLPLPPRATYEDLPQQENGVGSIRAFLEQLDAATTALPAAVTPARHYSWVVGKLVAEALQPVVERLNAVAGLTLTLHGLPSPYWGQDQVVTGLLTGSDLLDGVADRLLGQALLLPRVMLRQGEPVFLDDMTLDELSARLPVPVHLLEGVDDLVSVCLGNPVGAA
- a CDS encoding undecaprenyl-diphosphate phosphatase, with product MPFGVAVDPAGAGALDLWTACWHALVLGVVQGLTEFLPISSTAHLKVVPVLLGWGDPGVAVTAVIQLGSIAAVLAYFRDDLRTVVLGMVEASRRRDWSDPSARLGVAILVGTVPIVVAGLSIKRFWPGYETSVLRSLPSIAIVSIVMALLLALAELLGRRRRTIDDTFPRDGLVVGLAQALALIPGVSRSGSTLTAALFDGWQRPAAARFSFLLGIPAITLAGLAEIKGALSAPAGGGLVPMLLGILSAALVSWLAIAWLLRFLQRHSTWIFVGYRLLFGLFLLQWVSRSGF
- the nadB gene encoding L-aspartate oxidase, giving the protein MACLELPPELRVLLLSKDSEPRSASRWAQGGIAAVTRPDDSFASHIADTLKAGAGLCDPAAVELLVRQAPACVERLLSLDMAFDRHGAELSTTLEAAHSHRRVLHAQDRTGGALVEALERRALQRPGLCCLKGAVALQLWVSAGRCRGLQVLHQQELGWIRSGAVVLACGGGGHLFAHTTNPSQSSGDGVAMAWRAGAELRDLEFVQFHPTALMLPDAPHFLISEAVRGEGGRLLDGAGASPVAGLSGGDLAPRDQVSRALARRMRELRTDHLWLDLRPVGGERLERQFPTILRRCRELGLEPTRNPIPVAPAAHYWMGGVATDLEAATSLPGLYAVGEVACTGVHGANRLASNSLMECLVFARQLRQLQPADSDGATAPITAHGRRFSLEALAPGLTLPDPDVLRARIQALRRLCWQEAGVERSGSGLRRALAWVQERAGLWPSGSLDGRLAHLEPGDRLGLEPSAAAALQRGQNLQQRLVLAERLIEAALFRQESRGGHFRTDVPAPQPFWQRHSVQRLGHPVQTAPVGQLVNPVNVDSGAAQDR